A stretch of Tripterygium wilfordii isolate XIE 37 chromosome 11, ASM1340144v1, whole genome shotgun sequence DNA encodes these proteins:
- the LOC120009152 gene encoding cytochrome P450 CYP82D47-like: MVSLLPISVTSITAIFAILLFLYSCLRILQGESKKRLPPKAGGAWPVIGHLHLLGGSKPPHKTLVDMAYKYGPIFTINLGVHRALVVSNCEIAKECLTTHDKVFASRPRTLATEHLGYNQVMPGLAPYGPYWRHMRKITTLELLSSHRLETLKHIKESEVRNSTKKLYQLWAQNKNSSNQVLVDMKRWFGDITASVMFKLIVGKRYVTEEGQEDVRWKKVMRDWVELFAKFVFADWVPFLRWFDLGGVEKAMKRTAKVMDGYVQEWVEEHKKKRLNSGDRIVEEDFMDVMLSVLDGNQQEKLTGYSRDTVIKSGSMGLILAGTDTTTITFVWALSLLLNNSHVLKKAQEEIDAYVGRERLVKASDVKSLVYLEAIIKETLRLYPAGPLSLPHESMEDCTVMGYHVPKGTKLLVNIWKIQHDPSIWEDPYEFRPERFLTTHKHIDIKGQNFELLPFGSGRRMCPGVLFAFQILQLTLANLLHGFDFATPNDEPIDMTESIGLTNFKVTPLEVLLTPRLPPHLYE, translated from the exons ATGGTTTCCCTTCTTCCAATTTCAGTGACCTCCATAACTGCAATCTTTGCTATCTTATTATTTCTATACTCATGTTTGAGGATCCTACAAGGCGAATCCAAGAAGAGACTCCCACCAAAAGCAGGGGGTGCGTGGCCTGTGATAGGCCACCTCCACCTCCTAGGTGGGTCAAAACCACCTCACAAAACTTTAGTTGATATGGCTTACAAGTACGGTCCGATCTTCACAATCAATTTGGGTGTCCATCGTGCTCTTGTGGTTAGTAATTGCGAGATCGCCAAAGAATGTCTGACTACCCATGACAAAGTCTTTGCTAGTCGTCCAAGGACTCTCGCCACGGAGCACTTGGGCTACAACCAGGTCATGCCAGGTCTCGCCCCATATGGCCCATATTGGCGTCACATGCGCAAGATTACTACACTCGAGCTTCTCTCGAGTCACCGGCTCGAGACTCTAAAGCACATAAAAGAATCCGAGGTTAGGAATTCCACCAAAAAGTTGTACCAATTGTGGGCCCAAAACAAAAACAGTTCGAACCAAGTCTTGGTGGACATGAAAAGATGGTTCGGAGATATAACCGCGAGCGTGATGTTTAAGCTAATTGTGGGTAAGCGTTATGTGACTGAGGAGGGTCAGGAGGATGTGAGATGGAAAAAAGTTATGAGAGATTGGGTTGAGTTGTTCGCGAAATTTGTATTCGCTGATTGGGTGCCGTTTTTGAGGTGGTTCGATTTGGGTGGTGTTGAGAAGGCCATGAAAAGGACGGCCAAAGTAATGGATGGTTATGTGCAAGAGTGGGTGGAAGAGCATAAGAAGAAGAGACTGAATTCTGGTGATCGGATTGTAGAGGAAGACTTCATGGACGTCATGCTCTCCGTTCTTGATGGCAATCAACAGGAAAAGCTTACTGGGTATAGTCGAGATACTGTCATCAAATCTGGAAGCATG GGCCTAATACTGGCAGGAACAGACACTACTACAATAACTTTTGTGTGGGCCTTATCACTACTACTCAACAACAGTCATGTCTTAAAGAAGGCCCAAGAAGAGATAGATGCCTACGTTGGTAGAGAAAGGCTAGTGAAAGCATCGGACGTGAAATCTTTGGTATACCTAGAAGCTATTATAAAGGAAACACTACGACTATACCCTGCTGGACCACTCTCTCTTCCACACGAGTCAATGGAAGATTGCACTGTGATGGGCTACCATGTCCCAAAGGGAACAAAACTTCTTGTTAATATCTGGAAAATTCAGCACGATCCAAGCATTTGGGAGGACCCTTACGAGTTCCGACCAGAGAGATTTCTCACAACTCACAAGCACATTGATATTAAGGGTCAAAATTTCGAGCTCTTACCATTTGGAAGTGGGAGAAGAATGTGCCCTGGAGTCTTGTTTGCTTTCCAAATCTTGCAGCTCACACTCGCTAATCTGCTTCATGGGTTTGATTTTGCAACCCCAAATGATGAGCCAATTGATATGACGGAGAGCATTGGATTGACAAATTTTAAAGTGACGCCACTTGAAGTCCTTCTCACTCCGCGTCTGCCACCTCATTTATATGAATGA